One stretch of Leptospira mtsangambouensis DNA includes these proteins:
- a CDS encoding energy transducer TonB has translation MNGTVVTQKRSKRERIHRFIDRYRIETGLAISAFLQAIIILFWFTPHLETDSLDDLVEEVAFIDNVQIQEPSTDSKPTDGDFDLTDKEKEEKKEDPRIAGASDPIVSGATSPVDLSPNVRPEYTSDAKALGVTGTMTLEVIIGNTGEVLRVRSVGKQLGGGLEEEAIKVYRRKRFSPSILEGKAITVKVLVPIRFTLN, from the coding sequence GTGAACGGAACAGTTGTTACACAGAAAAGATCCAAACGAGAGAGAATCCATCGGTTCATTGATAGATACCGAATCGAAACTGGTCTCGCCATTTCTGCCTTTTTACAAGCCATCATCATTCTCTTTTGGTTCACTCCTCATTTGGAAACCGATAGTTTGGATGACCTTGTAGAAGAAGTTGCTTTCATCGACAATGTCCAAATCCAAGAACCATCTACCGATTCCAAACCAACCGATGGTGATTTTGATCTGACTGACAAAGAAAAAGAAGAGAAAAAAGAAGACCCACGCATTGCCGGTGCTTCTGATCCCATCGTTTCGGGAGCAACATCTCCAGTGGATTTATCACCTAACGTTCGCCCAGAATATACATCCGATGCAAAAGCTCTTGGTGTGACAGGAACTATGACTTTGGAAGTGATCATTGGAAATACTGGCGAAGTGTTAAGAGTTCGCTCCGTAGGAAAACAGTTAGGTGGCGGTCTTGAAGAAGAAGCCATTAAAGTTTACCGAAGAAAAAGATTTTCTCCATCGATCCTAGAGGGAAAAGCCATCACCGTGAAGGTGCTTGTTCCCATTCGATTTACTTTAAATTAA
- a CDS encoding ExbD/TolR family protein — MLRRKRVAPSVPVSSMADIAFLLLVFFMVTSVLDSDPDLPINLPDVPGGEQLNKKIANLYLTADEKRTVYFNSVKMELNEAMSEIRAKISTTPDLKVLIHADQDLTYEELDNVFETLREIGALKVSLVTKTTQGGGLKGK, encoded by the coding sequence ATGTTACGAAGAAAGAGAGTCGCACCTTCAGTTCCCGTAAGTTCAATGGCAGACATTGCCTTCTTACTGCTCGTGTTCTTTATGGTAACCTCAGTATTAGATTCGGATCCAGACCTTCCCATCAATCTACCAGATGTTCCTGGTGGAGAACAGTTAAACAAAAAGATTGCCAATCTTTATCTAACTGCTGATGAAAAGAGAACTGTCTATTTCAACTCAGTGAAGATGGAACTTAACGAAGCAATGAGTGAAATCAGAGCTAAAATTTCCACTACACCTGACTTAAAAGTTTTGATCCACGCAGATCAAGATTTGACTTATGAAGAGTTGGACAATGTATTCGAAACTCTCCGAGAGATTGGAGCCTTAAAGGTTTCTCTCGTTACCAAGACCACTCAAGGTGGCGGGTTAAAAGGAAAGTAA
- a CDS encoding ExbD/TolR family protein, whose translation MIKLKKKQELEEISAASMSDIAFLLLVFFMVTAVFFVKEGLNISLPRKQSEPQPFLRKNVYEILVTQDRYKMRNPAFGTKEYSSLKEFRDDLNQMEIPDLKNKLALIVTTGDTKYAKMLDALSAVQLRGFEKISVRKKK comes from the coding sequence ATGATTAAGTTAAAGAAAAAACAAGAACTAGAGGAGATATCGGCAGCATCCATGTCGGATATTGCCTTTCTACTCTTGGTATTTTTTATGGTAACTGCTGTATTCTTTGTAAAGGAAGGACTTAACATTTCTCTTCCTCGCAAACAATCCGAACCTCAGCCTTTTTTACGTAAAAATGTATATGAAATTTTGGTAACACAAGACAGATACAAAATGCGTAACCCAGCATTCGGAACCAAAGAATATTCTAGTTTAAAAGAATTTCGTGATGATCTAAACCAAATGGAAATCCCGGATCTTAAAAACAAACTAGCACTCATTGTTACAACCGGTGATACCAAATATGCAAAGATGTTGGATGCCTTATCCGCAGTTCAACTTCGTGGATTTGAAAAAATCTCAGTGAGAAAGAAGAAATAA
- a CDS encoding MotA/TolQ/ExbB proton channel family protein encodes MNFSCNLTKKKIALSFVTLLITIFTLAEKIEAQATPAAPTTESTQTTEAPAETPAPVAEAPAEAPQQESEIGLVKLFVTGGWSMWPLLLSSIVGFGVILERMYFFFTAKLIRKGYNQDLQDAIDASGMNGIEEFLKANEGQKITDVLKNGMEVSQNDPEIFAAGIEREAGEVMTLLEKGLTVLSAVSTIAPLVGFLGTVSGMINAFDAIANADQVNAKVVAGGIKEALITTAAGLIVAIPAMTFYQYLQGRVAFFTSEVEEAANKIYKEYLKLKAGKRA; translated from the coding sequence ATGAACTTTTCATGTAACCTGACAAAGAAAAAAATCGCTTTGTCTTTTGTGACCCTACTCATCACAATCTTTACTCTTGCAGAAAAAATCGAAGCACAGGCAACCCCTGCTGCACCAACGACTGAATCCACACAAACCACAGAAGCACCAGCAGAAACTCCGGCTCCTGTAGCAGAAGCTCCTGCGGAAGCACCACAACAAGAATCTGAAATCGGACTCGTTAAATTGTTTGTGACTGGTGGATGGTCAATGTGGCCACTACTCCTTTCTTCTATCGTTGGATTTGGTGTGATCTTAGAAAGAATGTATTTTTTCTTCACAGCAAAACTAATCAGAAAAGGATACAACCAAGATTTACAAGATGCCATTGATGCTTCTGGAATGAATGGAATTGAAGAATTCTTAAAAGCAAACGAAGGCCAAAAAATCACTGATGTATTAAAAAATGGTATGGAAGTTTCTCAAAACGATCCAGAGATTTTTGCAGCTGGTATCGAAAGAGAAGCTGGTGAAGTGATGACTCTTCTTGAAAAAGGTCTTACTGTTCTTTCTGCAGTTTCAACGATTGCTCCACTCGTAGGATTTCTTGGAACTGTATCAGGTATGATCAACGCATTCGATGCGATTGCAAATGCTGACCAAGTCAACGCGAAAGTGGTTGCTGGTGGTATCAAAGAAGCACTTATCACAACGGCTGCTGGTCTTATCGTTGCGATTCCTGCAATGACATTCTACCAATACTTACAAGGCCGAGTTGCATTCTTTACTTCTGAAGTAGAAGAAGCTGCAAACAAAATCTACAAAGAATACTTAAAACTCAAAGCCGGAAAAAGAGCGTAA
- a CDS encoding cobalamin-binding protein — translation MGPERIICLTEEPTEMLYLLGEEKRIVGISVYTERPTRAKQEKTKVSAFISGNLKKITALEPDLVIGFSDIQSQLAKDLIERGLNVIIFNQRSITEILANMQILGNLVGQAEKAKNLILEWQNAIEFWKQENESKTYKPKVFFQEWDEPIITGIQWVSEAITLAGGEDCFSHLKDRKLAKDRIITAEDVKDANPDVYVGSWCGKAMDWDWVRNKPEWLSTNFIKSNKIFELDPSIILQPGPALFLEGIPKLKEIFSSL, via the coding sequence ATGGGTCCAGAACGAATCATTTGTCTTACAGAAGAACCTACAGAGATGTTGTATCTTTTGGGTGAAGAAAAACGGATTGTAGGAATCTCGGTTTATACAGAACGACCGACTCGTGCTAAGCAAGAAAAAACCAAAGTCTCTGCCTTTATCAGTGGGAACTTAAAAAAAATAACGGCTCTCGAACCCGATCTTGTCATTGGATTTTCTGACATCCAATCCCAACTTGCCAAAGACCTCATTGAACGAGGATTAAATGTTATCATCTTTAATCAAAGATCCATCACAGAAATCTTAGCCAATATGCAAATCTTAGGGAACCTTGTGGGCCAGGCCGAAAAAGCAAAAAACCTCATCTTAGAATGGCAAAACGCAATAGAGTTTTGGAAACAAGAGAACGAATCCAAAACATACAAACCGAAAGTTTTTTTTCAAGAATGGGATGAACCCATCATCACAGGAATCCAATGGGTGAGCGAAGCCATCACACTGGCAGGTGGCGAAGATTGTTTTTCGCACTTAAAAGACCGTAAACTTGCCAAAGACAGAATCATCACAGCCGAGGATGTGAAGGATGCCAATCCCGATGTCTATGTTGGTTCTTGGTGTGGAAAGGCGATGGACTGGGACTGGGTGCGGAACAAACCAGAATGGTTATCTACAAACTTTATCAAATCCAACAAAATCTTTGAACTAGACCCAAGCATTATATTACAACCAGGGCCTGCTTTGTTTTTAGAAGGAATTCCTAAACTAAAAGAGATCTTCTCCTCCCTTTAA
- a CDS encoding potassium channel family protein, translated as MQRKKIAVIGIGSFGKLFVRYLFDDGHEVIAIDKDPTIIDSIKDYVTIAVTLDATDEHALQSQGISEVDYAVIALADDFETSIICAESLKKCGVKNIYARYQTELQMKVLALLGIKDLFNPEEKAARSMAETLSFSGMRSSFLLSDEYSVVEVTVPKRYINQTIADADLRHKYNINVITIKRPTINKDTKRVSDSKSEKILGIPHGNTILKEDDIIVLFGSQTDLARFLET; from the coding sequence ATGCAAAGAAAAAAAATAGCAGTCATCGGAATTGGAAGTTTTGGAAAGTTGTTTGTTCGTTATCTATTTGATGACGGACATGAAGTCATTGCGATCGACAAAGATCCAACCATCATCGATTCCATAAAAGATTATGTTACCATTGCTGTTACCTTGGATGCAACCGACGAACATGCATTACAATCCCAAGGAATATCTGAAGTGGATTATGCAGTCATTGCCCTTGCCGATGATTTTGAAACCTCTATCATTTGTGCCGAAAGTTTAAAAAAATGTGGTGTCAAAAACATTTACGCTCGTTACCAAACAGAATTGCAAATGAAGGTTTTGGCACTTCTGGGAATCAAAGATTTGTTTAATCCTGAAGAAAAAGCTGCAAGGAGTATGGCCGAAACCTTATCCTTTTCTGGAATGCGTTCTAGTTTTTTACTCTCGGATGAATACAGTGTGGTAGAAGTCACGGTTCCCAAACGTTATATCAACCAAACCATCGCCGATGCAGATCTTCGTCATAAATACAATATCAATGTCATCACCATCAAACGCCCCACGATCAACAAAGATACCAAACGTGTTTCCGATTCAAAATCTGAAAAGATCTTAGGAATCCCACATGGAAACACCATCCTCAAAGAAGATGATATCATTGTTCTCTTTGGATCCCAAACGGACCTGGCACGTTTTCTGGAAACATAA
- a CDS encoding TrkH family potassium uptake protein, translating into MKLKRFIVFLSRYFLYLQVQRYEIRKFYVEHFRWLGRTFYIFFGFLSVTILILDFGFYYPEIWKEYVTLSIRTLVSFFIFYESIHLFFTNKRWKEYVSIHKIELIILLMLGLEFIYEKNIVSILKSYHISGDDTTLIFLSANQVLFLFSNLAHFYRLSRNHDSKKLNPSIVFVLSFAFIILLGVCFLHFPKSTNGTVPSIDIVFTTISATCVTGLSTVDISSSFTLTGQLIVLLLIQVGGLGLMTLTSFFSIFLAGKVSVSDTMMIKDLLSEETMGRAKEILKQITLQTLVIESIGAILLFYSFPENFPIALSEKIYYSIFHSISAFCNAGFSLLPNGLATEAFQRSEGFLSVIMFLIVLGGLGFPVLFQIRTRFANPFDFKFRWSVTSKLVFWTTSCLLLFGWVSYYFLEQNSSLKGLTTSEQIFHSLFYSVTTRTAGFNTLDLSQMGFPITFISFFLMWVGASPVSTGGGIKTTTFAISLLNITNEIRGKDRMEIDHRTIANSSIARASATIVLSLFVIFVAIFCLLLTENANFIDLCYEVVSAFGTVGLTRSLTPHLSDSGKIIICTVMFVGRVGILTLLVALSKKVDRISYEYPKEYVVVG; encoded by the coding sequence TTGAAACTCAAACGATTCATCGTTTTCCTATCACGTTATTTTCTTTATTTACAAGTCCAAAGATACGAAATTCGAAAATTCTATGTAGAACACTTCCGTTGGCTGGGAAGAACGTTTTATATATTCTTTGGTTTTTTGTCCGTTACCATATTAATTTTAGATTTTGGATTTTATTATCCGGAAATTTGGAAAGAGTATGTAACACTTTCAATTCGAACTCTCGTTTCCTTTTTTATTTTCTATGAATCCATCCATTTATTTTTTACGAACAAACGTTGGAAAGAATATGTATCCATTCACAAAATAGAACTCATCATCTTACTGATGTTAGGACTCGAGTTTATTTATGAAAAAAATATAGTCTCGATTCTGAAGTCCTATCATATTTCGGGAGATGATACCACACTGATCTTTTTATCAGCCAACCAAGTTTTGTTTTTGTTTTCTAACTTAGCCCATTTTTATCGACTTTCTAGAAATCATGATTCCAAAAAACTAAACCCTTCCATTGTATTTGTATTATCATTTGCTTTTATCATACTACTAGGTGTTTGTTTTTTACATTTTCCAAAATCAACCAATGGAACTGTTCCTTCGATTGACATTGTATTCACAACGATTAGCGCCACTTGTGTGACTGGACTTTCCACAGTCGATATCAGTTCGAGTTTCACATTGACCGGACAATTGATTGTTTTACTTCTCATCCAGGTGGGTGGGCTCGGGCTTATGACCTTAACCAGTTTTTTTTCGATCTTCCTTGCAGGAAAAGTATCGGTAAGTGATACAATGATGATCAAAGACCTTCTTTCTGAAGAAACAATGGGTAGAGCCAAAGAAATTTTAAAACAAATCACACTCCAAACCCTTGTCATTGAATCCATTGGAGCGATATTATTATTTTATAGTTTTCCAGAGAACTTTCCGATCGCCCTCTCTGAAAAAATTTATTATTCTATCTTCCATTCTATATCTGCATTTTGTAATGCTGGTTTTAGTTTGTTACCGAATGGACTCGCAACAGAAGCCTTCCAAAGATCAGAAGGTTTTTTATCTGTGATTATGTTTCTGATAGTTCTTGGTGGGCTTGGATTTCCTGTTTTATTCCAAATTCGTACAAGGTTTGCCAATCCTTTTGATTTTAAGTTTCGTTGGTCTGTGACATCTAAATTAGTGTTTTGGACGACCAGCTGTCTTTTGTTATTTGGTTGGGTCTCTTATTATTTTTTAGAACAGAATTCAAGTTTAAAAGGTTTAACCACATCCGAACAAATCTTTCATTCTTTGTTTTATTCGGTCACCACAAGAACCGCTGGATTTAATACTTTGGATCTAAGCCAAATGGGATTTCCCATCACCTTCATTTCTTTCTTTTTAATGTGGGTGGGAGCCTCTCCTGTTTCCACCGGAGGTGGAATCAAAACCACAACCTTTGCCATCTCTTTATTAAACATAACCAATGAAATTCGCGGAAAAGATAGAATGGAAATCGACCACCGAACAATTGCTAATTCATCAATTGCAAGAGCCAGTGCTACGATTGTTCTTTCTTTATTTGTGATATTTGTTGCCATTTTTTGTTTGTTACTCACTGAAAATGCTAACTTTATCGATTTGTGTTATGAAGTGGTTTCTGCTTTTGGGACAGTCGGTCTCACTCGTAGTCTCACTCCTCATTTGAGTGATTCTGGTAAAATTATCATTTGTACCGTAATGTTTGTGGGTAGAGTTGGAATTTTAACACTACTTGTAGCACTCTCTAAAAAAGTAGATCGTATCTCGTATGAATATCCGAAAGAATATGTGGTTGTAGGTTGA
- a CDS encoding adenosine deaminase, protein MYCDLHNHLYGCLPPETLYRIGKSNPEPRWHLYLDSYEKAYGLKIRPSTFFEDYADIKDFSKLYHFREKAPFLHFQAKFNLIIALVKFDEREITEVTHDVVLSNSLDDISYAEYRLMFGKEEPKESFYSKLMACLEGLSKGENSAKKEGKPIQSKLVMSLHRDINFERHYDWMKNWMEKESIIREGLVGIDFCHIEEGHPPKDKKTFFQSIIKDNKAEPNTALSILYHVGESFRDKTPFSAARWVLESALNGAHRLGHALALGIDSDYFLGDERTELVSEAKDQIECELESYDEISSFGTFYPKEELELKRKELKSKPDSELLKIQFDAKQSQYLHTFQNYVMSKIAQTEAVIECCPSSNLYIGMLESHIDHPITRFLQNDVKLTIGSDDPGLFGTTMPEEYGHAHTAGVSEKDLETIREKSFSYRSTKLSGRELD, encoded by the coding sequence ATGTATTGCGATCTACACAACCACCTTTATGGATGTTTACCCCCTGAAACTTTGTATCGAATTGGAAAAAGTAACCCAGAACCTAGATGGCATCTCTATTTAGATTCTTATGAAAAAGCATATGGGTTAAAAATTCGGCCTTCTACTTTTTTTGAAGATTATGCTGACATAAAAGATTTTTCCAAACTCTATCACTTTCGAGAAAAGGCTCCTTTTTTACATTTCCAAGCAAAGTTTAATCTCATCATCGCACTTGTAAAGTTTGATGAAAGAGAAATTACAGAAGTAACACATGATGTTGTCTTATCCAATAGTTTGGATGATATCAGTTATGCCGAATATCGTTTGATGTTTGGTAAAGAAGAACCAAAAGAAAGTTTTTATAGCAAACTAATGGCTTGTTTGGAAGGGCTTTCCAAAGGCGAAAACTCTGCGAAAAAAGAAGGAAAACCCATCCAATCAAAACTTGTGATGTCTCTACATAGAGATATCAATTTTGAAAGGCATTATGATTGGATGAAAAATTGGATGGAGAAAGAATCTATCATTCGAGAAGGGCTTGTGGGAATTGATTTCTGTCATATCGAAGAAGGTCATCCCCCGAAAGATAAAAAAACTTTTTTCCAATCGATAATCAAAGACAACAAAGCAGAACCAAACACTGCCTTATCGATCCTTTATCATGTGGGAGAAAGTTTTCGAGACAAAACTCCCTTCTCAGCAGCCCGTTGGGTTTTGGAATCTGCGTTGAATGGTGCCCATCGGTTGGGACATGCATTGGCACTGGGAATTGATTCCGATTATTTTTTAGGAGATGAAAGGACAGAACTTGTATCAGAAGCCAAAGACCAAATCGAATGTGAATTGGAATCTTATGATGAAATTTCTTCCTTTGGAACTTTTTATCCCAAAGAAGAACTCGAACTCAAACGAAAGGAATTAAAAAGCAAACCTGATTCCGAACTATTAAAAATCCAGTTTGATGCAAAACAGTCCCAATACCTCCATACCTTTCAAAACTATGTTATGTCTAAGATAGCGCAAACAGAGGCTGTGATTGAATGTTGTCCCTCTTCTAATTTATACATTGGGATGTTGGAGTCGCACATCGATCACCCGATCACAAGGTTTCTGCAAAACGATGTCAAACTCACCATCGGATCCGATGACCCAGGTTTATTTGGGACCACCATGCCAGAGGAATATGGCCATGCCCATACAGCGGGTGTCTCTGAAAAAGATTTAGAAACCATCCGAGAGAAGTCTTTTTCCTACAGATCCACCAAACTTTCAGGCCGTGAATTGGATTGA